The following are encoded together in the Pleurocapsa sp. FMAR1 genome:
- a CDS encoding NHLP bacteriocin export ABC transporter permease/ATPase subunit, with protein sequence MVNQIGRENLPGQIYKIKGNEPILLNDPQVVWLVQTGEIATFAVTVKDNLINGNRRYLFNCESGEALFGTVPSSGKTDGQILAVPIGETELIKIDREYLDFLVTNADLQIDLWVKNWLNKFKDILSTASMPPIQVKAGTRGRFSLNNGQTWQPEPNTVVWVKIQQGYLRWLGKEELTLTNATPTVPINDGIWLLADGAVQLTTETTNTLQDANTILAGLSQLHKLFLTYVKFQTKQEYTEELDRLNAQSNLNRQLTVTALSELASPLMKRSLDLFASGAPLLVAAGAVGRALGVTIRPPSASENLNRVKEPLEAIARASRLRLRQVLLRDKWWTTDCGALVAYREEQPVALLPVKGDRYELLDPVTQTRTIINAEDAASLNPVAYMFYRSLPDKALNVVDVLKFALSGRVKDIFAIALTGIAATLLGMLTPYATGILIDNAIPDSDRGLLLQIGGGLVLAAFATSLFRLTQGFSLLRVETTSDASTQAAVWDRLLNLPVSFFREYTTGDLQSRVSSISTIRRRLGGNTLIQLITGLFGLLNLGLLFYYNVKLALIAVAVAIVVVIVTSISGTILVRKVRPLLEIEGNIFGQIVQLINGISKLRVAGAEKRAFAAWSKNYSRQIQLELSTQLVEDIVALFNTVMPTIISGVLFWFTLKLLTEAQTKGEVGLTVGTFLAFNAAFRTFLQGATSVSNTVTDTLEVVPQWQRAQPILKAIPEVELTKADPGKLMGRITIERVSFRYRPDIPLTLEDINIHIEPGEFVALVGGSGSGKSTLLRLLLGFETPEEGSIYYDGQDLSGLDISAVRRQLGVVLQGGKIMSGSIFDNLAGGARIILEEAWMAATQAGLKDDITSMPMGMHTVVSEGGGNLSGGQRQRLLIAKALVLKPRILFFDEATSALDNKTQTIVSESLDKLQVTLMAVSIWLKIKRF encoded by the coding sequence ATGGTTAATCAAATTGGTAGAGAAAATTTACCAGGACAAATATATAAAATTAAAGGTAATGAGCCGATCTTGCTAAACGATCCGCAGGTAGTTTGGCTAGTTCAAACTGGCGAGATCGCAACTTTTGCAGTAACGGTTAAAGATAATTTAATTAATGGTAATCGGCGTTATTTGTTTAACTGCGAATCTGGCGAGGCTCTTTTTGGGACTGTTCCAAGTTCGGGCAAGACTGACGGTCAAATCCTGGCTGTACCGATTGGTGAAACGGAGTTGATCAAAATAGATCGAGAATATTTAGATTTTTTAGTTACCAACGCCGATCTACAAATCGATCTCTGGGTCAAAAACTGGCTAAATAAGTTTAAAGATATTCTCTCGACTGCTTCAATGCCACCAATTCAGGTAAAGGCAGGAACAAGGGGGCGATTTTCGCTAAACAATGGTCAAACTTGGCAGCCAGAACCAAATACTGTTGTTTGGGTCAAGATTCAACAGGGTTACCTGCGTTGGCTGGGTAAAGAAGAACTGACTCTAACTAATGCTACGCCAACTGTACCGATCAATGACGGAATTTGGTTGTTGGCAGATGGTGCGGTTCAGCTAACTACGGAAACTACTAATACCCTACAAGATGCTAATACGATACTGGCAGGACTTTCTCAGCTTCACAAACTATTTCTTACCTACGTCAAGTTTCAAACTAAACAAGAATACACCGAAGAACTCGATAGGTTAAATGCTCAATCAAACCTTAACCGTCAGCTTACCGTAACGGCATTGAGCGAGTTGGCATCGCCCTTAATGAAGCGATCGCTCGATTTGTTTGCCAGTGGCGCACCTTTGTTAGTGGCAGCAGGGGCTGTCGGCAGGGCTTTAGGGGTAACTATTCGTCCACCTTCTGCTTCGGAGAACCTCAATCGAGTTAAAGAACCACTTGAAGCGATCGCTCGTGCTTCTCGTTTGCGACTGCGACAGGTTTTATTGCGGGATAAGTGGTGGACGACTGACTGCGGGGCATTAGTAGCATATAGAGAAGAACAACCAGTAGCACTCTTACCCGTTAAGGGCGATCGCTATGAACTGTTAGACCCCGTAACCCAAACTCGCACTATAATTAATGCCGAGGATGCAGCTAGTCTAAATCCTGTTGCCTATATGTTTTATCGTTCTTTACCCGATAAAGCCCTGAACGTAGTAGATGTCTTGAAATTTGCCCTATCTGGTCGAGTTAAAGATATATTCGCGATCGCTTTAACAGGTATTGCTGCTACCTTACTGGGAATGTTGACCCCTTATGCGACAGGAATTTTAATTGATAATGCGATTCCCGACAGCGATCGCGGATTGTTATTACAAATTGGTGGTGGTTTAGTGCTGGCTGCCTTTGCTACCTCTTTGTTTCGGCTGACTCAAGGATTTTCTTTACTGCGGGTGGAAACTACTTCTGATGCTTCTACCCAAGCTGCGGTTTGGGACAGGCTACTAAATTTACCAGTTTCTTTTTTCCGTGAGTATACCACTGGAGATTTACAGTCCCGCGTCAGTTCAATAAGTACGATTCGCCGTCGCTTGGGCGGTAATACTCTGATCCAGCTTATTACTGGATTGTTTGGCTTACTCAATTTAGGGCTATTGTTTTACTACAACGTCAAGCTGGCTTTAATTGCTGTAGCCGTGGCAATCGTCGTGGTTATAGTAACTTCTATTTCTGGTACAATTCTGGTGCGAAAAGTTCGCCCTCTACTAGAGATTGAAGGCAATATCTTCGGGCAAATCGTCCAGTTAATTAACGGCATTTCCAAATTGAGAGTAGCAGGGGCAGAAAAACGCGCTTTTGCCGCCTGGAGTAAAAACTATAGTCGCCAAATCCAGCTAGAATTAAGCACCCAATTGGTTGAAGACATAGTGGCACTGTTTAACACCGTCATGCCAACTATTATTTCTGGGGTGTTGTTTTGGTTTACCCTCAAGCTATTAACCGAAGCACAAACCAAAGGCGAAGTCGGTTTAACCGTCGGGACTTTTCTCGCGTTTAACGCTGCATTTAGAACTTTTCTTCAGGGTGCTACTAGCGTCAGCAATACCGTAACCGATACCTTAGAAGTCGTTCCTCAATGGCAACGCGCCCAGCCAATTTTAAAAGCTATCCCAGAGGTAGAACTTACCAAAGCCGATCCTGGTAAACTTATGGGTAGAATTACCATTGAGCGTGTATCGTTTCGCTATCGCCCCGATATACCTCTAACCCTAGAAGATATTAACATCCACATCGAACCAGGAGAGTTTGTTGCTCTTGTAGGTGGCTCTGGCAGCGGTAAATCAACGCTTTTGCGTCTGCTGCTAGGATTTGAAACCCCAGAAGAAGGCAGCATCTATTACGATGGTCAAGACCTATCTGGTTTAGACATCAGTGCGGTGCGCCGACAATTGGGAGTAGTGCTACAGGGTGGCAAAATCATGTCTGGCTCGATTTTTGACAACTTAGCTGGTGGAGCGCGAATTATCCTGGAAGAAGCTTGGATGGCAGCAACCCAGGCTGGATTAAAAGATGATATTACTTCAATGCCAATGGGGATGCACACTGTAGTAAGTGAAGGCGGAGGAAACTTGTCAGGAGGACAAAGGCAGCGACTACTAATTGCTAAAGCTTTGGTACTCAAACCGCGAATTCTCTTCTTCGATGAGGCAACCAGTGCTTTGGACAACAAAACTCAAACAATTGTCAGTGAAAGTCTCGATAAACTTCAGGTGACTCTAATGGCGGTATCGATCTGGTTAAAGATTAAACGATTTTAA
- a CDS encoding transposase, whose product MYGLIEPITGRSFFYEFSHFNLAVMGIFFEKFCRENPNEIHIIQLDNATIHTAKKLKVPNNIILLFQPPTCGQVLCCPEINPIERLWEYVKYRLRSLWFTDLDDVKDKVAQIFNSLSTDIIIS is encoded by the coding sequence ATTTATGGATTAATCGAGCCTATTACTGGTAGAAGTTTCTTCTATGAATTTTCTCATTTTAATTTAGCTGTTATGGGAATATTTTTCGAAAAGTTCTGCCGAGAAAACCCAAACGAGATACATATAATTCAGTTGGATAATGCGACTATCCACACAGCTAAGAAACTGAAGGTACCAAATAATATTATTCTATTATTTCAACCCCCTACATGCGGACAAGTCCTTTGTTGTCCAGAGATAAATCCAATCGAAAGACTGTGGGAATACGTTAAATATCGCTTACGCTCACTTTGGTTCACTGATTTAGATGATGTCAAGGATAAAGTTGCCCAAATTTTTAATTCTCTGTCTACAGACATTATTATTTCTTGA
- a CDS encoding nuclear transport factor 2 family protein, whose protein sequence is MPNIIQSRTQSIKLAVRETMEDYLNCLDNQNWTGVARCFTNDAVSHYNKDPQSMHGGCDVADWLHQVLQVYSGTNHALSNFHVDLEGELARCDSHVMATLHWGENGQGRVSVRAIRYRDEMVEVEGIWLIRRRIHEPRWQYDALSASPRLQ, encoded by the coding sequence ATGCCCAACATCATTCAGTCAAGAACTCAATCCATAAAGCTTGCGGTTCGCGAGACGATGGAAGACTATCTTAACTGCCTAGACAACCAAAATTGGACAGGTGTTGCTCGTTGTTTTACCAACGACGCGGTAAGCCACTATAATAAAGACCCTCAGTCCATGCACGGCGGATGCGACGTTGCAGATTGGTTGCACCAGGTTCTGCAAGTCTACAGTGGCACAAATCACGCACTGAGCAACTTTCATGTAGATCTTGAAGGCGAACTCGCCCGCTGTGACAGTCATGTAATGGCTACTCTTCACTGGGGTGAAAACGGTCAAGGTCGTGTCTCGGTGCGTGCCATCCGTTACCGCGACGAGATGGTTGAGGTCGAAGGCATCTGGTTGATCCGCCGCCGTATCCACGAGCCGAGATGGCAGTACGATGCTCTATCCGCTTCGCCCAGGTTACAGTGA
- a CDS encoding fumarylacetoacetate hydrolase family protein produces MKLLTFVKDGQQGLAASDGGDFHGLINMKTTSTDLLLQLVTSGESLSKVATRLLSEPKLILDEVTYLPPIQKPSKILCVGFNYAEHASELEQDKKKPDYPELFTRFATTLIAHRDTIRKPRESEQLDYEVELAVVIGKRTRRVSELDALNYIAGYTIANDATLRDYQFRTSQWTAGKNFDSTGALGPVLVLREALPPGCRGLKIEGRLNGKTMQSSSLDKLIFDVPKIISIISEFTTLEPGDVIMTGTPSGVGMSRDPKVFMQAGDTYEAEIEGIGVLTNSVIDDLL; encoded by the coding sequence ATGAAGCTGCTAACGTTTGTAAAAGATGGACAGCAAGGGCTGGCGGCGAGTGACGGTGGCGATTTTCATGGCTTGATAAACATGAAAACGACTTCAACAGATTTGCTTTTGCAACTTGTTACATCAGGCGAAAGCCTTTCTAAAGTAGCTACTCGGCTTCTGTCCGAGCCTAAATTGATTCTAGACGAAGTAACTTATTTACCACCTATTCAGAAACCTTCAAAAATTCTCTGCGTCGGGTTTAACTATGCCGAACACGCAAGCGAACTCGAGCAAGACAAGAAGAAACCCGACTATCCAGAACTCTTCACCAGATTCGCCACAACTCTAATCGCCCATAGAGATACTATCCGGAAGCCAAGAGAATCAGAACAGCTCGATTACGAAGTAGAACTTGCTGTCGTAATTGGCAAAAGAACTCGACGCGTGAGCGAATTAGATGCTCTCAACTACATCGCAGGCTACACGATAGCCAACGACGCCACCTTGCGTGACTATCAATTCCGCACGTCGCAGTGGACAGCGGGCAAAAACTTTGACTCAACTGGAGCGCTTGGTCCAGTTCTTGTCCTTCGAGAAGCTCTTCCGCCAGGCTGCAGAGGTCTCAAAATAGAGGGGCGTCTCAACGGCAAGACTATGCAAAGCTCAAGTCTTGATAAGTTGATCTTTGACGTTCCCAAGATTATCTCGATTATCAGTGAATTCACTACCCTCGAACCTGGAGATGTGATCATGACTGGAACACCTTCTGGCGTTGGAATGTCCCGTGACCCCAAGGTATTTATGCAAGCCGGTGATACCTACGAGGCAGAAATCGAGGGGATCGGCGTACTAACCAACTCCGTTATCGACGACTTGTTGTAA
- a CDS encoding tautomerase family protein, producing MPLIYFNYPTGTLSKAVRDALAEELTDIALDCEKLPTSPFVKSTVWLYFNELPSENVYHAGKSGGTKVISLEVNAFDGGLDTAAKKFLIERFTEAIRKSVGNSSEALTPVYVVLRDVLATNFGIFGKTITLKDLHNLDPNANPI from the coding sequence ATGCCCCTAATCTACTTCAATTATCCTACTGGTACACTGTCAAAAGCGGTACGCGATGCTCTAGCCGAGGAACTTACAGATATAGCCCTCGACTGCGAAAAGCTGCCGACATCGCCGTTTGTCAAGAGTACCGTCTGGTTATATTTTAACGAACTACCGTCCGAGAACGTCTATCATGCTGGAAAGTCTGGGGGGACTAAAGTTATTTCCCTTGAGGTTAATGCTTTCGATGGAGGCTTAGACACTGCCGCAAAAAAATTTCTTATTGAGCGGTTCACGGAAGCGATCCGTAAATCTGTAGGGAATTCTTCTGAGGCACTCACTCCGGTATACGTCGTCCTGAGAGATGTTCTGGCGACAAACTTTGGTATCTTTGGTAAAACTATCACGCTTAAAGATCTCCACAATCTTGATCCCAACGCAAACCCTATCTAA
- a CDS encoding SDR family NAD(P)-dependent oxidoreductase: MNRITLITGASRGLGRNTALSIARSGDDVVLTYRSRSEDAEAVVAEIKAMGRKAIALQLDTGNISSFASFAKRLQTELRETWQRETLDCLVNNAGHGDVAPLAETTEAQFDALCNVHFKGVLFLTQALLPLIADRGRIVNLSSGLTRVSYPGFGAYAAVKGAVEILTVYMAKELGSRGIAVNTVAPGAIETDFGGGAVRDTPEINKAFADMTALGRVGLPDDIGPMIANLLSEDNRWVNAQRIEVSGGQSI, encoded by the coding sequence ATGAACAGAATTACCCTTATTACTGGTGCTAGTCGTGGACTCGGACGAAATACAGCCCTCAGTATTGCCCGCAGCGGCGACGATGTAGTCCTTACATACCGAAGTCGTAGCGAAGACGCTGAGGCAGTTGTCGCAGAAATCAAGGCGATGGGACGCAAAGCGATCGCTTTGCAGCTTGACACTGGCAACATCTCTAGTTTTGCTTCGTTTGCTAAGCGCCTGCAGACGGAGCTACGCGAAACCTGGCAGCGCGAGACGTTAGATTGTCTTGTGAATAATGCAGGACATGGCGATGTCGCTCCGCTCGCTGAGACGACCGAAGCCCAGTTCGATGCTCTATGCAACGTTCACTTCAAGGGTGTGCTTTTCCTGACCCAGGCGTTGCTGCCACTGATCGCAGACCGCGGCCGCATCGTAAATCTGTCATCTGGTCTAACCCGAGTGTCCTATCCTGGCTTCGGTGCTTATGCAGCCGTAAAGGGTGCAGTCGAGATACTCACCGTTTACATGGCGAAGGAGTTAGGTAGTCGAGGGATTGCGGTCAACACGGTAGCGCCGGGAGCAATCGAGACTGATTTCGGCGGCGGTGCCGTCCGCGACACCCCAGAGATCAATAAGGCTTTTGCAGACATGACCGCACTCGGTCGCGTTGGCCTGCCGGATGACATCGGACCAATGATCGCTAATCTACTATCCGAGGACAATCGTTGGGTGAATGCACAACGGATCGAAGTGTCTGGCGGTCAATCCATCTAA
- a CDS encoding AraC family transcriptional regulator, with protein MEHTVIPRLSIFRADRPTIRTPGIYHPIFCLVVSGRKQMFFGEETSEYGSGDCFLVTVKLPVIGTILEASHESPYLALCIDLHHTTLAEIAIKASPMSDITKGSDCGLQAGTATTEVVDAAFRLTQLIDNSEHIDVLAPLYEQELLYRLYVGSWGRSLYAASQANSRLSQVGTAIAWLHEHYATDYAANELAKVTRMSVSTMNRHFREITAMSPLEYQKRIRLQEARRLLTSQITDVSGAGYAVGYSSPSQFNREYRRLFGAPPGRDTSQMRSEMEFLA; from the coding sequence ATGGAGCACACTGTGATACCTCGGCTTTCAATATTTCGAGCCGACCGTCCAACAATTCGGACACCTGGAATCTATCATCCTATATTTTGCTTGGTTGTCTCTGGCCGAAAGCAAATGTTCTTCGGAGAGGAGACATCTGAGTACGGATCTGGCGATTGCTTCCTGGTTACTGTCAAGCTGCCTGTTATCGGCACTATTTTGGAGGCGAGTCATGAAAGTCCGTATCTTGCACTATGCATTGATTTACACCACACAACCCTCGCCGAAATCGCTATTAAAGCAAGCCCTATGTCTGACATAACGAAAGGAAGCGATTGTGGGCTACAGGCGGGAACCGCTACAACGGAAGTCGTTGATGCAGCCTTCAGGCTGACGCAACTAATCGACAACTCCGAACATATCGATGTCCTGGCACCTTTATACGAGCAGGAACTGCTCTATCGACTTTACGTTGGATCGTGGGGTCGTTCACTGTATGCGGCAAGTCAAGCAAATAGCCGACTATCACAGGTTGGCACAGCCATTGCATGGTTGCACGAACACTATGCGACTGACTACGCCGCAAATGAATTGGCTAAAGTTACGAGAATGAGTGTTTCGACGATGAATCGCCATTTTCGCGAAATTACTGCAATGAGTCCACTAGAGTACCAGAAGCGCATCCGACTTCAGGAGGCGAGGCGACTTCTCACGAGCCAGATAACGGATGTTTCTGGCGCTGGATATGCTGTGGGCTATTCAAGCCCTTCGCAATTCAACCGAGAGTATCGTCGACTCTTTGGCGCGCCACCTGGCCGGGATACAAGCCAAATGAGAAGCGAAATGGAGTTTCTTGCGTAA
- a CDS encoding transposase, whose product MEYAPYTGAFPPAKTALPRKTKAHFRMYAHQDKTLRSSQAATPEKQQQRLEYWSEIKRLETKDLVFLDEMGVLLSLRRTRARSLLGQRAYNLQPFYRGKRIIVIGAITHDYCLGIKTLDKGMNGEDFQQFLQQELAPKLWSGAVVVMDNLPAHKVKGVTKIIEEQECKSSLFIPLFS is encoded by the coding sequence GTGGAATATGCTCCCTACACGGGAGCATTTCCTCCCGCAAAGACCGCGCTGCCTCGCAAGACAAAGGCGCACTTCCGCATGTACGCGCACCAAGACAAAACACTCAGGAGTAGTCAAGCAGCAACGCCAGAGAAGCAACAGCAACGATTAGAATATTGGTCAGAAATTAAGAGACTAGAAACCAAAGATTTGGTGTTCTTAGATGAGATGGGAGTCTTGTTAAGTTTGAGGCGAACTCGTGCCAGAAGCCTTTTAGGACAAAGAGCGTATAATTTACAACCATTTTATCGCGGTAAAAGAATTATAGTAATTGGAGCAATAACTCATGATTACTGTTTAGGGATAAAAACTCTCGACAAAGGGATGAATGGAGAAGATTTTCAACAATTTCTCCAACAGGAGTTAGCTCCTAAGTTATGGTCAGGAGCGGTGGTAGTAATGGACAATTTGCCTGCCCATAAAGTTAAAGGGGTGACTAAAATTATTGAAGAACAGGAGTGCAAAAGTAGTTTATTTATCCCCTTATTCTCCTGA
- a CDS encoding FAD-binding oxidoreductase — protein MLRIGGFVLAIAKISNSHADKIQPSAQPRYWGSSEITVRCIQAIAETHDVKTFRFVAEPPLLFSYQPGQFVTLDLEIEGKRVMRSYSISSTPSRPHILEITVKRVSSPIDEPDAPPGLVSNWLHDRLTVGSQIKLSGAMGKFTVDNTAQKLLFISAGSGITPMMSMSRWICDTGANTDLVFIHSARSPRDFIFRHELESMAARYDNFKLAVTTTGSEPGRAWQGYTGRLNELMLQAIAPDWQERTVYVCGANLFMQGVKTMLETLGFPMKNYHQESFGGSIGRSSKNKTEVAVTKVEAAKVISLSSRCSEPDYTQFTETENTLIIGTTHQSPVVVFTKSDKEIFCDLEDIILEVAEREGIELPFGCRMGACGACKLPLLAREVNYDDDPVCEPGHLLSCIAKASGRVVIEA, from the coding sequence TTGCTTCGCATCGGTGGATTTGTGCTGGCGATCGCTAAAATAAGTAACAGTCATGCCGACAAAATACAACCTTCCGCTCAACCTCGCTACTGGGGTTCGTCAGAAATAACCGTTCGCTGTATACAGGCGATCGCCGAAACTCACGATGTCAAAACTTTTCGCTTTGTTGCCGAACCGCCCCTACTGTTTTCTTATCAGCCTGGGCAGTTTGTCACCTTAGATTTAGAAATTGAGGGTAAAAGGGTGATGCGTTCTTATTCCATTTCCTCGACTCCCTCCCGTCCCCATATTTTAGAAATTACCGTCAAGCGTGTTTCATCGCCGATTGATGAACCTGATGCCCCACCTGGGCTAGTTTCTAATTGGTTGCACGATCGCCTTACCGTTGGCTCTCAGATTAAACTATCTGGTGCGATGGGAAAATTTACTGTCGATAATACTGCCCAAAAACTGCTATTTATTTCGGCAGGTAGCGGTATTACACCCATGATGTCAATGTCCAGGTGGATCTGTGATACAGGAGCTAATACCGATCTTGTCTTTATCCATAGTGCGCGGAGTCCGCGCGATTTTATTTTTCGGCACGAATTAGAGTCAATGGCAGCGCGGTATGACAATTTTAAGTTAGCTGTTACTACAACTGGCTCAGAACCAGGTCGAGCTTGGCAGGGATATACGGGTAGACTAAATGAATTAATGCTGCAAGCGATCGCCCCTGACTGGCAAGAACGTACAGTTTATGTTTGCGGAGCAAATCTTTTTATGCAAGGGGTGAAAACGATGCTAGAAACACTTGGTTTCCCGATGAAAAACTACCACCAAGAGAGCTTTGGCGGTTCAATTGGGCGATCGTCCAAAAATAAAACTGAAGTTGCGGTAACTAAAGTCGAAGCAGCAAAGGTGATATCTCTTAGTTCGAGATGCAGCGAGCCAGACTACACTCAATTTACGGAGACAGAGAATACTCTTATTATTGGTACAACTCATCAATCGCCTGTAGTGGTTTTTACCAAGTCAGATAAAGAAATCTTCTGTGACTTAGAAGATATTATTCTCGAAGTAGCCGAAAGAGAAGGAATTGAACTTCCTTTTGGCTGTCGCATGGGAGCTTGTGGTGCTTGTAAACTACCACTATTAGCAAGAGAGGTTAATTATGATGACGATCCTGTATGTGAACCAGGACATCTCTTATCCTGCATAGCTAAAGCTAGTGGACGAGTTGTAATTGAAGCTTAA
- a CDS encoding FHA domain-containing protein, translating into MSVTNIKSSGYEQAGFTFKITALNAETCEFKEKLLTLTTGMPRNYLIGRHSSCDLVLNSAEVSRVHGRICFEDGQCFYTDFGSTDGSQIDE; encoded by the coding sequence ATGTCAGTAACAAACATCAAGTCGAGCGGATATGAACAGGCTGGTTTTACCTTTAAAATTACAGCACTTAATGCAGAAACTTGTGAGTTCAAAGAGAAACTGCTGACCCTAACCACAGGAATGCCTAGAAATTATCTTATTGGCAGACATTCTAGTTGTGACTTGGTTCTCAACAGTGCCGAAGTAAGTCGCGTTCACGGTCGCATTTGCTTTGAAGATGGACAATGTTTTTATACAGATTTTGGTAGTACGGATGGCTCTCAAATTGACGAGTAG
- a CDS encoding 4Fe-4S binding protein: MINRVSEQKMHLVRWVLVIGWLILIISLFYDPISYHLSDPNNLYSPFRDRIISLAKLPAQCVKVQGECLAETPYPMGTRFFWGMIVPSAIAIVFVFGHETWRRICPLYFLSQIPRGLGIQPKLSIDKNRWLVGNHLYVQFALLFIGLNCRILFINSARLVFGCFLLLTIFSAITVVFLYGGRSWCHYVCPFGMVQMVFTGPRGLLDSEAHKAPPRSITQSMCRTVDSTGQEKSACINCKSACLDIDAEKSYWEHLTKPGRKLVQYGYLGLVSGYFMYYYLYAGNFNYYFSGAWTHEENQLANVLKPGFYLFDRSIAIPKLVAVPLTFALFVGICCLIGSKSEKALFSYWRRRNPKIEREQVLHRVFSVCTFIAFNAFFVYGGRPEILRLPWVVQQIFNALIILVSTVWLYRTWGRSSQQYNKEGLAHKLRRQLKKLSLDFSRLAEGRSLDELNADELYVLATALPNATLQNHCRVYKGILQEALVENLFEPSVSKDALQQLREKLQLGEEEHDRILGEILQEKPDLSYPIASYSSKFSLAKTKLKSDRSAIESTQHNHLHQALTQIKSTKKRTTSSLQDTNTPTRIRRIKNK, translated from the coding sequence ATGATTAATCGAGTTTCCGAACAAAAGATGCACCTAGTTAGATGGGTGCTAGTAATTGGTTGGCTTATTCTAATTATCTCCTTGTTTTACGACCCTATTTCCTATCATTTAAGCGATCCGAATAACCTGTATAGCCCTTTTCGCGATCGCATTATCAGCTTGGCAAAATTACCTGCTCAATGCGTTAAAGTTCAGGGAGAGTGTTTAGCCGAAACACCATACCCAATGGGAACTAGGTTTTTTTGGGGCATGATAGTCCCTAGTGCTATTGCGATCGTCTTTGTATTCGGTCACGAAACTTGGCGACGTATATGTCCTCTTTATTTTCTGTCTCAAATTCCACGAGGGTTAGGAATACAGCCAAAACTAAGTATCGATAAAAACCGCTGGCTGGTTGGCAACCATTTATACGTGCAGTTTGCTCTGCTGTTTATTGGTTTGAACTGCCGTATTCTCTTTATCAACTCTGCTCGTTTGGTCTTCGGTTGTTTTTTGCTCTTGACGATCTTCTCAGCTATAACCGTAGTTTTTCTCTACGGTGGTCGTAGCTGGTGTCATTATGTTTGTCCTTTTGGTATGGTACAGATGGTTTTTACAGGGCCTAGAGGATTATTGGATAGCGAAGCACATAAAGCTCCACCGAGAAGTATAACTCAGTCTATGTGTCGAACTGTAGACAGCACTGGACAAGAAAAAAGTGCCTGTATTAACTGTAAGTCGGCCTGTCTGGATATTGATGCTGAGAAGTCTTACTGGGAGCATTTGACTAAGCCAGGTCGTAAATTGGTTCAATATGGTTATTTAGGGCTGGTAAGCGGGTATTTTATGTACTATTACCTATATGCGGGAAATTTTAATTATTATTTTTCTGGAGCCTGGACTCATGAAGAGAATCAGTTGGCAAACGTCCTTAAGCCTGGTTTTTATTTATTTGATCGGTCTATTGCGATTCCCAAACTGGTAGCAGTTCCCCTAACCTTTGCTTTGTTTGTCGGAATATGTTGTCTAATTGGCAGTAAAAGTGAAAAAGCTCTATTTTCTTATTGGAGACGACGTAACCCAAAGATCGAGCGGGAACAGGTCTTACATCGAGTCTTTTCGGTTTGCACCTTTATTGCTTTTAATGCTTTTTTTGTCTATGGTGGTCGCCCAGAAATTTTACGCTTGCCTTGGGTGGTACAACAAATCTTTAATGCCTTAATTATTTTGGTCAGTACTGTTTGGCTTTACCGAACCTGGGGACGTAGTTCCCAACAATATAATAAAGAAGGTCTGGCGCATAAATTACGTCGTCAACTAAAAAAACTATCTCTCGACTTCTCTAGGCTTGCAGAAGGACGTTCTTTGGATGAGTTAAATGCCGATGAACTATACGTTTTAGCAACCGCACTACCCAATGCTACACTACAAAACCATTGTCGAGTTTACAAAGGCATACTACAAGAAGCTTTAGTAGAAAATCTTTTTGAGCCAAGTGTAAGTAAAGATGCTTTACAGCAACTTCGCGAAAAGCTACAGCTTGGAGAAGAAGAACACGATCGCATTTTGGGAGAAATTCTTCAAGAGAAACCTGACCTCTCATATCCAATCGCTTCCTATAGCTCAAAGTTCAGTTTAGCTAAGACAAAGCTCAAGAGCGATCGCTCTGCAATTGAATCAACTCAGCACAATCATTTACACCAAGCACTTACCCAAATAAAAAGTACCAAGAAGCGAACTACAAGTTCCCTCCAAGATACAAATACACCGACAAGAATTAGACGAATTAAGAATAAGTAG